Proteins found in one Seonamhaeicola sp. S2-3 genomic segment:
- a CDS encoding microtubule-binding protein, with amino-acid sequence MSDDFDLLETNSNEKTEKVDVNWGKAIDTMKSKLAQEDDPEVRQKILNATLDDVVHMAEKDRTTLLDAIKDLTDYQDEVGILFEKFSSLNATEQKVIDDAQKALERARVELEDAEAKPDTWWNNLWGRKSKIRKAQEELKEAEKVRAAADNKAKAMFQARIENADVQTLLSELSYKSQAAVTRLKNRELEIKEVEDKLQDAIVEATKNHTKALEKKKEVETKLEEHYALLKQARQELEDIADKQSAEYAQAIGRVTQLEQKVEELEGLKNAYTTLAASKDSFVHKHNLTIKVLTSLRSNLQTHRAKLKSDTEERLKYYDGYVVALKARTDQEFAAILEHLGVKTDEHIGETLAAMHTASAKARQDMMDNIPVHEKVMQGVYSSYAEALQEIREKDIDIQKNFAERYGIDMKEIFEEYYKADANKPKGDNAPKGKPKPEATEDDLLS; translated from the coding sequence ATGTCTGATGATTTTGACTTATTAGAAACCAATTCTAACGAAAAAACCGAAAAAGTAGATGTCAATTGGGGGAAAGCCATTGACACTATGAAATCTAAATTAGCGCAGGAAGATGACCCTGAAGTCCGCCAAAAAATATTAAACGCTACCTTAGATGATGTGGTTCATATGGCAGAAAAGGATAGAACAACCCTTTTAGATGCCATAAAAGATTTAACAGATTATCAAGACGAAGTAGGTATTTTATTTGAAAAATTCTCTTCTTTAAACGCTACAGAGCAGAAAGTAATTGATGACGCTCAAAAAGCTTTAGAACGTGCAAGAGTTGAACTTGAAGATGCAGAAGCTAAACCAGACACTTGGTGGAATAACCTTTGGGGGCGTAAGAGTAAAATAAGAAAAGCACAAGAAGAATTAAAAGAAGCAGAAAAAGTAAGAGCTGCCGCCGATAATAAAGCCAAAGCAATGTTTCAGGCGCGTATTGAAAATGCAGATGTTCAAACACTTTTAAGTGAGCTTTCCTATAAAAGTCAAGCAGCAGTAACTCGCTTAAAAAATAGAGAACTAGAAATTAAAGAAGTTGAAGATAAACTTCAAGATGCTATTGTAGAAGCTACCAAAAACCATACAAAAGCACTAGAAAAAAAGAAAGAAGTAGAGACAAAATTAGAAGAGCATTATGCCTTATTAAAACAAGCCAGACAAGAATTAGAAGATATTGCAGATAAACAGTCTGCAGAATACGCACAAGCCATTGGTAGAGTAACACAATTAGAACAAAAGGTAGAAGAATTAGAAGGACTTAAAAACGCTTATACCACATTGGCTGCAAGTAAAGACAGTTTTGTACACAAGCATAATTTAACAATCAAGGTACTTACCTCTTTACGAAGCAATTTACAAACACACCGCGCTAAATTAAAAAGTGATACCGAAGAACGCTTAAAGTATTATGATGGTTACGTAGTAGCCTTAAAAGCTCGTACAGATCAAGAATTTGCAGCTATCCTAGAACATTTAGGGGTAAAAACCGATGAGCATATTGGAGAAACCCTAGCGGCAATGCATACAGCAAGCGCCAAAGCACGTCAAGATATGATGGATAATATACCTGTTCATGAAAAAGTTATGCAAGGCGTTTACAGCAGTTATGCCGAAGCTTTACAAGAAATTAGAGAAAAAGATATAGATATTCAAAAGAATTTTGCAGAACGCTACGGTATTGATATGAAAGAAATTTTTGAAGAATACTATAAAGCAGATGCAAATAAACCAAAAGGAGATAATGCTCCAAAAGGTAAACCAAAACCAGAAGCAACAGAAGACGATTTATTGTCTTAA
- a CDS encoding acyl-CoA carboxylase subunit beta, which yields MDINFNINEDYNKLLLSELNKRLIKVKLGGGKSRIEKHHSKGKLTARERIDYLLDNKSKSVEIAAFAGEGMYEEHGGCPSGGVVVKIGYIKGKQCVVVANDATVKAGAWFPITGKKNLRAQEIAIENKLPIIYLVDSAGVYLPMQDEIFPDKEHFGRIFRNNAIMSSMGITQIAAVMGSCVAGGAYLPIMSDEALIVDKTGSIFLAGSYLVKAAIGETIDNETLGGATTHCEISGVTDYKAKDDKDALDTIKSIIDKIGDYDKAGFNRIKPEKPLENPEDIYGILPKSRTDQYDMYEIIKRLVDNSEFDEYKAGYGKTIITAYARIDGWAVGIVANQRKLVKTQKGEMQFGGVIYNDSADKATRFIANCNQKKIPLLFLQDVTGFMVGSKSEHGGIIKDGAKMVNAVSNSVVPKFTVIVGNSYGAGNYAMCGKAYDPRLIVSWPSAELAVMSGNSAAKVLLQIEKASLEKQGEKFTKEKEDALYKKIKDRYDNQVSPYYAAARIWTDAIIDPLDTRKWISMGIEAANHAPIEKKFNLGVLQV from the coding sequence ATGGATATCAACTTCAATATAAACGAAGATTACAATAAACTTTTACTTTCAGAATTAAATAAACGACTTATTAAAGTAAAACTTGGTGGTGGTAAATCTAGAATTGAAAAGCACCACTCTAAGGGCAAATTAACAGCTAGAGAACGTATAGATTATTTATTAGATAACAAGTCGAAATCTGTTGAAATTGCTGCTTTTGCAGGTGAAGGCATGTATGAAGAACACGGAGGATGTCCGTCTGGAGGCGTTGTAGTTAAAATAGGCTACATAAAAGGAAAGCAATGTGTTGTAGTTGCTAATGATGCTACAGTAAAAGCAGGTGCTTGGTTTCCTATAACAGGGAAAAAGAATTTAAGAGCACAAGAGATTGCTATTGAAAATAAATTGCCTATCATTTATTTAGTTGATTCTGCAGGTGTTTATCTGCCCATGCAAGATGAAATTTTCCCAGATAAAGAACATTTTGGGCGTATTTTTAGAAACAATGCCATTATGAGTAGTATGGGTATCACTCAAATTGCAGCTGTAATGGGTAGTTGTGTTGCTGGTGGAGCTTACTTACCTATTATGAGTGACGAAGCTTTAATTGTAGACAAAACAGGTAGTATATTTTTAGCAGGCAGTTATCTTGTTAAAGCGGCTATTGGTGAAACCATTGATAACGAAACTCTTGGAGGCGCCACAACACATTGTGAAATTAGTGGTGTTACCGATTATAAAGCAAAAGATGATAAAGATGCTTTAGATACCATAAAAAGTATAATTGATAAAATTGGCGATTATGATAAGGCTGGATTTAACCGCATTAAGCCTGAAAAACCCTTAGAAAATCCTGAAGATATTTACGGCATTTTACCTAAAAGTAGAACCGATCAATACGATATGTATGAAATTATAAAACGATTGGTTGATAATTCTGAATTTGATGAATACAAAGCTGGCTACGGAAAAACCATTATTACCGCTTATGCTAGAATTGATGGATGGGCTGTTGGTATTGTTGCCAACCAACGTAAATTGGTAAAAACCCAAAAAGGAGAAATGCAATTTGGAGGTGTGATTTATAATGACAGTGCCGATAAAGCAACCCGATTTATAGCCAATTGCAATCAAAAGAAAATACCGCTTCTTTTTTTACAAGACGTTACCGGATTTATGGTTGGCAGTAAAAGTGAACATGGGGGTATTATAAAAGATGGTGCTAAAATGGTTAATGCTGTTAGCAATTCCGTTGTACCAAAATTTACAGTAATTGTAGGTAATAGCTATGGTGCAGGCAATTATGCTATGTGCGGAAAAGCCTATGACCCTAGATTAATTGTATCATGGCCAAGTGCAGAACTTGCTGTAATGAGTGGTAATTCTGCTGCTAAAGTTTTGCTTCAAATAGAGAAAGCCTCATTAGAAAAACAAGGTGAAAAATTCACCAAGGAAAAAGAAGATGCGCTTTACAAAAAAATTAAAGACAGATATGATAATCAAGTGTCGCCGTATTACGCTGCTGCCAGAATTTGGACAGATGCTATTATAGACCCTTTAGATACTAGAAAATGGATTAGTATGGGCATTGAAGCTGCAAACCACGCTCCTATTGAAAAGAAATTTAATTTGGGGGTTTTGCAGGTTTAA
- a CDS encoding L-serine ammonia-lyase: MECISVFDMLKIGIGPSSSHTLGPWRAAEEFIKELKSSNNFEHIHHVSVNLYGSLSLTGKGHATNYAVVLGLLGANPETIPVEHIPKKIETVKSSKKLHLNGEILIDFNFEKDIKFKKTFLPFHANGIKFTAQTKSKKITSTFYSIGGGFVIKEDSNNTKKNFEIKCAFPYPIEKGTELLEFCKTLNKSVSEVVLENEKSIRNEDDINKELKRIWDVMLECIYTGCHTEGILPGGLNVRRRAFDMHQKLIGNKPYTNPVEWIYSIRDTEVKFRQIIKWVSCFALAVNEVNAALGRVVTAPTNGSAGVIPAVLMYYLVIENHDGNFEDIKQFLLVAGEIGSIFKKGATISAAMGGCQAEIGVSSAMAAAALCELLGGTPEQVLIAAEIAMEHHLGLTCDPIGGLVQIPCIERNAMGAIKAINAAELALDTTPENTKVPLDKVVNTMWETAKDMNTKYKETSEGGLAVGVHLTDC, encoded by the coding sequence ATGGAATGTATCTCGGTTTTCGATATGCTAAAAATTGGCATTGGTCCTTCTAGTTCCCATACACTAGGTCCATGGCGCGCAGCAGAAGAATTTATAAAAGAATTAAAAAGCTCCAATAACTTTGAACACATTCACCATGTTTCTGTTAACCTATACGGCTCCCTTTCTTTAACAGGAAAAGGACACGCAACCAATTATGCAGTGGTTTTAGGTTTACTTGGAGCAAACCCTGAAACTATTCCGGTTGAACATATTCCTAAAAAAATAGAAACGGTTAAATCATCAAAGAAATTACATCTTAATGGTGAAATTTTAATCGATTTCAATTTTGAAAAAGATATCAAATTCAAAAAAACATTTTTACCCTTTCATGCCAACGGTATAAAATTTACAGCACAAACAAAATCTAAAAAAATAACATCAACCTTTTATTCTATTGGTGGCGGATTTGTAATTAAGGAAGATAGTAATAACACCAAAAAGAATTTTGAAATTAAATGCGCTTTCCCCTATCCTATTGAAAAAGGCACAGAGCTTTTAGAGTTTTGCAAAACACTTAATAAATCTGTTTCTGAAGTTGTTTTAGAAAACGAAAAATCCATTAGAAATGAAGATGACATTAATAAAGAACTAAAACGCATTTGGGATGTTATGTTAGAGTGCATATACACTGGTTGTCATACCGAAGGCATATTACCTGGTGGATTGAACGTAAGAAGGCGTGCCTTTGATATGCACCAAAAGTTAATTGGTAATAAACCATACACCAACCCTGTAGAATGGATTTATAGTATTAGAGACACCGAGGTTAAATTTCGTCAAATTATAAAATGGGTTAGCTGTTTTGCGCTTGCTGTAAATGAAGTTAATGCTGCTTTAGGACGTGTAGTTACAGCACCAACAAATGGTAGTGCAGGCGTAATTCCTGCAGTTTTAATGTACTATTTAGTTATTGAAAATCATGATGGTAATTTTGAAGATATTAAACAATTTTTACTAGTAGCCGGAGAAATTGGTAGCATTTTTAAAAAAGGAGCCACTATTAGTGCTGCTATGGGGGGCTGTCAAGCAGAAATTGGAGTATCTTCTGCTATGGCTGCGGCAGCTCTTTGTGAACTTTTAGGCGGTACACCCGAACAAGTGTTAATTGCTGCTGAAATAGCTATGGAACATCACCTAGGATTAACCTGCGATCCCATTGGTGGTTTAGTACAAATACCATGTATTGAACGCAATGCCATGGGGGCAATAAAAGCCATAAATGCAGCTGAATTAGCCCTAGACACAACTCCCGAAAATACCAAAGTACCACTTGATAAAGTAGTAAATACGATGTGGGAAACCGCAAAAGATATGAATACCAAATACAAAGAAACTAGCGAAGGTGGTTTAGCGGTTGGTGTTCACTTAACAGATTGTTAG
- the ettA gene encoding energy-dependent translational throttle protein EttA, protein MSDDKKVIFSMSGVTKTFQSANTPVLKNIYLSFFYGAKIGILGLNGSGKSTLLKIIAGVDKNYQGDVVFSPGYSVGYLEQEPQLDDEKTVMEVVREGAAETVAILEEYNKINDQFGLEEVYSDPDKMEKLMNRQAELQDQIDAANAWELDTKLEIAMDALRTPDGDKKIGVLSGGERRRVALCRLLLQEPDVLLLDEPTNHLDAESVHWLEHHLAQYKGTVIAVTHDRYFLDNVAGWILELDRGEGIPWKGNYSSWLDQKSKRMAQEGKAASKRQKTLERELEWVRQGAKGRQTKQKARLKNYDRLLSQDQKQLDEKLEIYIPNGPRLGTNVIEAVGVSKGYDDKLLYEDLNFKLPQAGIVGVIGPNGAGKTTIFRMIMGEETPDKGEFKVGDTAKIAYVDQGHSNIDPEKTIWQNFSDEQELVMMGGKQVNSRAYLSRFNFSGSEQNKKVKLLSGGERNRLHLAMTLKEEGNVLLLDEPTNDLDVNTLRALEEGLENFAGCAVVISHDRWFLDRICTHILAFEGDSQVYFFEGSFSDYEENKKKRLGGDLIPKRIKYKKLVR, encoded by the coding sequence GTGAGTGACGATAAAAAAGTAATCTTTTCAATGTCGGGTGTTACCAAAACATTTCAAAGTGCTAACACCCCCGTTTTAAAAAACATATATTTAAGTTTCTTTTATGGTGCCAAAATTGGTATTCTAGGTTTAAATGGGTCTGGTAAATCTACCTTGTTAAAAATTATTGCTGGTGTAGATAAAAACTATCAAGGAGACGTAGTTTTTTCACCAGGATATTCAGTAGGGTATTTAGAGCAAGAACCTCAATTAGATGATGAAAAAACTGTTATGGAAGTGGTGCGCGAAGGTGCAGCCGAAACCGTAGCAATTCTAGAAGAATATAATAAAATAAACGATCAGTTTGGTTTAGAAGAGGTATATAGTGATCCTGATAAAATGGAAAAACTAATGAACCGCCAAGCAGAATTGCAAGATCAAATTGATGCAGCCAATGCTTGGGAATTAGATACCAAACTAGAAATAGCCATGGATGCCTTAAGAACGCCTGATGGCGATAAAAAAATAGGCGTTTTATCGGGAGGAGAGCGTCGTAGAGTAGCCTTATGTAGATTATTACTTCAAGAACCAGATGTACTACTTTTAGATGAGCCTACCAACCATTTAGATGCCGAATCGGTACATTGGCTAGAGCACCATTTGGCGCAATATAAAGGAACTGTAATTGCGGTAACTCACGATAGATATTTCTTAGATAATGTTGCTGGTTGGATTTTAGAGCTAGACAGAGGAGAGGGTATTCCTTGGAAAGGAAATTACTCTTCTTGGCTAGACCAAAAGTCTAAACGAATGGCTCAAGAAGGAAAAGCTGCTTCTAAACGTCAAAAAACCTTAGAACGAGAGTTAGAATGGGTTAGACAAGGAGCTAAAGGGCGTCAAACTAAGCAAAAAGCACGTTTAAAGAATTATGATAGGCTGTTGAGTCAAGATCAAAAACAACTTGATGAAAAACTAGAAATCTATATTCCTAATGGCCCACGTTTAGGAACCAATGTTATTGAAGCTGTTGGTGTGAGTAAAGGTTATGATGATAAGTTGCTTTATGAAGATTTAAATTTTAAATTACCACAAGCAGGAATTGTAGGGGTTATCGGACCCAATGGAGCAGGTAAAACTACCATTTTCAGAATGATAATGGGTGAAGAAACACCAGATAAAGGCGAATTTAAAGTTGGCGATACTGCTAAAATAGCTTATGTAGACCAAGGTCATTCAAATATAGACCCAGAGAAAACCATCTGGCAAAACTTTAGTGATGAACAAGAGTTGGTTATGATGGGAGGTAAGCAAGTCAACTCTCGAGCTTATTTAAGTAGATTTAATTTCTCTGGCAGTGAGCAAAACAAAAAAGTAAAATTGCTTTCAGGTGGTGAACGAAACCGTTTGCATTTGGCCATGACTTTAAAAGAAGAAGGTAATGTGTTACTTTTAGATGAGCCAACTAACGATTTAGATGTTAATACATTACGAGCGTTAGAGGAAGGTTTAGAAAACTTTGCTGGGTGTGCTGTAGTTATTAGTCACGACAGATGGTTTTTAGATCGTATCTGTACGCATATTTTGGCTTTTGAAGGAGACTCGCAAGTATATTTCTTTGAAGGTAGCTTTTCAGATTACGAAGAAAACAAAAAGAAACGTCTTGGTGGAGATTTGATTCCAAAACGAATAAAGTACAAAAAACTAGTAAGATAA
- the dnaK gene encoding molecular chaperone DnaK, whose product MSKIIGIDLGTTNSCVSVMEGNDPVVIPNAEGKRTTPSVIAFVEGGEIKVGDPAKRQAVTNPKKTVYSIKRFMGNKYSESSSEAERVPYKVVKGDNDTPRVDIDGRLYTPQELSAMILQKMKKTAEDYLGADVSRAVITVPAYFNDAQRQATKEAGEIAGLKVERIINEPTAAALAYGLDKKGQDQKIVVFDFGGGTHDVSILELGDGVFEVLSTDGDTHLGGDDVDEKIINWLADEFKNDEGMDLREDPMSLQRLKEAAEKAKIELSSSAQTEINLPYITATASGPKHLVRTLTRSKFEQLIDDLVKRTIAPCESALKAAGLSKSDIDEVILVGGSTRIPAVQEAVEKFFGKAPSKGVNPDEVVSLGAGIQGGVLTGDVKDVLLLDVTPLSLGIETMGNVFTKLIEANTTIPTKKSQIFSTAADNQPSVEIHVLQGERPMAADNKTIGRFHLDGIPPAKRGVPQIEVTFDIDANGIIKVSAEDKATGKKQDIRIEASSGLTEEEIQKMKADAEANAEADKKAAETAKKLNEADSMIFQTEKQLEEFGDKLSDDKKKPIQEALEELKKAYETKDIATIEPALEKINEAWKVASEEMYKAQAEAQQAGGAQPGPDANAGGNAGNANEGSDVEDVDFEEVK is encoded by the coding sequence ATGAGTAAAATTATTGGAATAGATTTAGGAACAACCAACTCTTGCGTTTCTGTAATGGAAGGTAATGATCCTGTAGTAATCCCAAATGCAGAGGGTAAACGTACCACACCATCGGTAATTGCCTTTGTTGAGGGTGGTGAGATTAAAGTTGGTGATCCTGCAAAAAGACAAGCGGTAACAAACCCTAAAAAAACAGTTTATTCAATAAAACGTTTTATGGGTAATAAATATTCTGAGTCTAGTAGTGAAGCAGAACGTGTACCATATAAAGTTGTTAAGGGTGATAATGATACACCAAGAGTTGATATTGACGGTAGATTATATACACCACAAGAATTATCGGCTATGATTCTTCAAAAAATGAAGAAAACGGCCGAAGATTATTTAGGTGCAGACGTTAGTAGAGCTGTAATTACAGTACCAGCTTACTTTAACGACGCTCAGCGTCAAGCTACAAAAGAAGCTGGTGAAATTGCTGGGTTAAAAGTTGAGCGTATTATTAACGAGCCTACAGCAGCAGCTTTAGCTTACGGTTTAGATAAAAAAGGACAAGACCAAAAAATAGTGGTTTTTGACTTTGGTGGAGGTACACATGACGTTTCTATATTAGAATTAGGAGATGGCGTATTTGAAGTATTATCTACCGATGGAGATACACATTTAGGTGGTGATGATGTAGATGAAAAAATTATTAATTGGTTAGCTGATGAGTTTAAAAATGATGAGGGTATGGATCTTAGAGAAGACCCAATGTCACTTCAACGTTTAAAAGAAGCTGCCGAAAAAGCTAAGATTGAGTTGTCATCATCTGCTCAAACAGAAATTAACTTACCTTATATAACGGCTACTGCAAGTGGTCCAAAACACTTAGTACGTACTTTAACACGTTCTAAATTTGAACAATTAATAGACGACTTAGTAAAACGTACCATAGCACCATGTGAGTCTGCTCTTAAAGCTGCAGGATTGTCAAAATCCGATATTGACGAGGTTATTTTAGTAGGTGGTTCTACACGTATTCCTGCGGTACAAGAAGCTGTTGAAAAATTCTTTGGAAAAGCACCAAGTAAAGGTGTAAACCCAGACGAAGTGGTTTCATTAGGTGCTGGTATTCAAGGTGGTGTTTTAACTGGTGATGTTAAGGATGTATTACTTTTAGATGTAACACCGTTATCTCTTGGTATAGAAACTATGGGTAATGTATTTACTAAATTAATTGAAGCAAATACAACCATTCCTACTAAGAAATCACAAATATTCTCTACAGCTGCTGATAATCAGCCTTCAGTGGAAATTCATGTGTTACAAGGTGAAAGACCAATGGCTGCAGACAACAAAACAATAGGACGCTTCCATTTAGATGGTATTCCACCAGCAAAAAGAGGCGTACCTCAAATTGAAGTAACATTTGACATTGATGCCAACGGTATTATTAAAGTGTCTGCTGAAGATAAAGCGACTGGTAAAAAACAAGATATTAGAATTGAAGCGTCTTCTGGATTAACTGAAGAAGAAATTCAAAAAATGAAAGCTGATGCTGAAGCTAATGCTGAAGCGGATAAAAAAGCGGCTGAAACTGCTAAAAAATTAAACGAAGCAGATTCTATGATTTTCCAAACGGAAAAACAATTAGAAGAATTTGGTGATAAATTATCTGATGATAAGAAAAAACCAATTCAAGAAGCTTTAGAAGAATTGAAAAAAGCTTATGAAACTAAAGATATAGCTACTATAGAGCCTGCTTTAGAGAAAATTAACGAAGCTTGGAAAGTTGCTTCTGAAGAAATGTACAAAGCTCAAGCCGAAGCGCAACAAGCAGGTGGTGCTCAACCAGGACCAGATGCTAATGCAGGAGGTAATGCTGGTAATGCTAACGAAGGAAGCGATGTAGAAGACGTAGACTTTGAAGAAGTGAAGTAA
- a CDS encoding NADPH-dependent FMN reductase has product MKKIIAFAGSSSKTSINKQLAVYAANLVEGVEVTVLDLNDYNLPLYGIDLENQKGIPDDAHKFFEQIQSSDGIVLSLAEHNGAYTTVFKNLFDWMSRINGKLWLDKPMLLMATSPGARGGASVLEIAKDRFPFNGGNIVAQFSLPSFNDNFKDGEIITEALKTSLISQVKEFQKAL; this is encoded by the coding sequence ATGAAAAAAATTATAGCCTTTGCAGGTAGTAGTAGTAAAACATCAATTAATAAGCAATTAGCGGTTTATGCAGCAAATTTAGTAGAAGGGGTAGAAGTAACGGTTTTAGATTTAAACGATTATAATTTACCACTTTACGGCATAGATTTAGAAAACCAGAAAGGTATCCCTGATGATGCTCATAAATTTTTTGAACAAATCCAAAGTTCTGATGGTATTGTTTTATCCTTAGCAGAACATAATGGTGCTTACACTACTGTTTTTAAAAATTTGTTTGATTGGATGTCTAGAATTAACGGTAAACTTTGGTTAGACAAGCCTATGTTGCTTATGGCTACCTCTCCAGGAGCAAGAGGAGGCGCTTCGGTTTTAGAGATTGCAAAAGACAGATTTCCTTTTAACGGAGGAAATATTGTAGCCCAATTTAGTTTACCTTCTTTTAATGATAATTTTAAAGATGGAGAAATTATAACAGAAGCTTTAAAAACTAGTTTGATTAGTCAAGTTAAAGAATTTCAAAAAGCACTTTAA
- a CDS encoding four helix bundle protein, whose product MSFRTLLAFQKGFDLAMEIFHLTKEFPKSETFSLTSQIIRSSRSVCSNIAESYRKRQYIKHFKSKLSDADSENTETQLWLDFAEACNYISNAKKRDLLSKSEEIGKLINYMMNNPDKFK is encoded by the coding sequence ATGAGTTTTAGAACACTTTTAGCTTTTCAAAAAGGATTTGATTTAGCAATGGAAATATTTCATTTAACTAAAGAGTTTCCAAAATCTGAAACATTTTCTTTAACATCACAAATAATACGTTCTAGCAGGTCTGTTTGTTCAAATATAGCAGAAAGTTACAGAAAAAGACAATATATAAAGCATTTTAAAAGTAAATTATCTGATGCTGATAGTGAAAATACTGAAACCCAACTTTGGCTTGATTTTGCCGAAGCTTGCAATTATATTTCAAATGCAAAGAAACGAGATTTATTAAGTAAAAGTGAAGAAATTGGTAAGCTTATTAATTACATGATGAATAATCCTGATAAATTTAAATAG
- a CDS encoding pirin family protein, with product MKTIIHKANTRGFANHGWLQANHSFSFAGWFNPERLHFGALRVLNDDVIAPKMGFGTHPHENMEIITIPLKGVLKHRDNMGGEWIPVVPGEVQVMSAGTGVQHSEINGSVDENLNLFQIWIIPEKQGVSPRYDQKEFKAEDRKGKLQTLVTSFNDADETSLKINQDAKISRIDLKAGETFTYNLKSEDHGVYIMNISGKITINNDFLETRDAIGISETQNVIIKTQEETELLFIEIPMVSL from the coding sequence ATGAAAACTATAATACACAAAGCCAATACAAGAGGATTTGCAAATCATGGTTGGTTACAAGCCAACCATTCATTTAGTTTTGCAGGTTGGTTTAACCCAGAACGCCTTCACTTTGGGGCTTTACGTGTTTTAAATGATGATGTTATTGCACCAAAAATGGGTTTTGGTACGCATCCGCATGAAAATATGGAAATTATTACAATTCCCTTAAAAGGTGTTTTAAAACATCGCGATAATATGGGAGGTGAATGGATTCCTGTAGTTCCAGGCGAAGTGCAAGTTATGAGTGCTGGTACAGGAGTGCAACATTCTGAAATTAATGGCTCTGTTGATGAAAACTTAAATTTATTTCAAATTTGGATTATCCCAGAAAAGCAAGGTGTATCACCAAGATATGACCAAAAAGAATTTAAGGCTGAAGACAGAAAAGGTAAACTACAAACCTTAGTAACCTCTTTTAATGATGCAGATGAAACGAGTTTAAAAATTAATCAAGATGCCAAAATATCTCGTATTGATTTAAAAGCAGGTGAAACATTTACCTATAATTTGAAAAGTGAAGATCATGGAGTTTATATCATGAATATTTCAGGTAAAATAACTATAAATAATGATTTTTTAGAAACTAGAGATGCCATTGGAATTTCAGAAACTCAAAATGTTATTATTAAAACTCAAGAAGAAACTGAGCTGCTATTTATTGAAATTCCTATGGTTTCGTTATAA
- a CDS encoding MarR family winged helix-turn-helix transcriptional regulator, whose protein sequence is MGDISKDIQSKFVNNKVKALINIIYTANWINSHQNEFFKPFGISPQQFNILRILRGAGKPLKVQTIKERMIERAPNATRLMDKLCAKKLIDRLPCPEDRRVVHIEITKEGLQLLKDIDKDFKEDLLENLTEEEAIQLSNLLDKIR, encoded by the coding sequence ATGGGCGATATATCAAAAGACATTCAATCAAAATTTGTAAATAATAAAGTTAAGGCTTTAATAAACATTATTTATACGGCAAACTGGATTAACAGCCATCAAAATGAGTTTTTTAAACCCTTTGGTATTTCGCCACAGCAGTTTAATATCCTACGTATTTTAAGAGGAGCAGGAAAACCTTTAAAAGTTCAAACTATTAAAGAACGCATGATTGAAAGAGCTCCAAACGCAACACGATTAATGGATAAATTATGTGCTAAAAAATTAATTGATAGGCTACCGTGTCCTGAAGACAGACGCGTAGTACATATTGAAATAACTAAAGAAGGATTGCAATTGTTAAAAGATATTGACAAAGATTTTAAAGAAGATTTATTAGAAAACCTAACCGAAGAAGAAGCCATTCAATTAAGTAATCTTTTAGATAAAATAAGATAA
- a CDS encoding CAL67264 family membrane protein — MSMNKNTVLAWATWIMIFVGVGLIALGAFRYDEIAGWGFASVGFGFFAIAWVFNALKGRV; from the coding sequence ATGTCAATGAATAAAAACACAGTGTTGGCTTGGGCTACATGGATTATGATTTTTGTAGGTGTAGGTTTAATAGCTTTAGGAGCTTTTAGATATGATGAAATAGCTGGATGGGGCTTTGCCTCTGTAGGATTTGGTTTTTTTGCAATTGCTTGGGTGTTTAATGCCTTAAAAGGTAGGGTGTAA
- a CDS encoding cold-shock protein has product MKEGTVKFFNNLKGFGFITPADSSEDIFVHSSGLIDEIRENDKVQYNTEQGRKGLNAINVEVV; this is encoded by the coding sequence ATGAAAGAAGGAACAGTAAAGTTTTTTAACAATTTAAAAGGATTTGGTTTTATTACACCAGCCGATTCAAGCGAAGATATTTTTGTACATTCATCTGGTTTAATAGATGAAATTAGAGAAAATGATAAAGTTCAATATAACACTGAACAAGGTAGAAAAGGCTTAAATGCCATAAACGTTGAAGTAGTATAA